A window of Macrotis lagotis isolate mMagLag1 chromosome X, bilby.v1.9.chrom.fasta, whole genome shotgun sequence contains these coding sequences:
- the DDX54 gene encoding ATP-dependent RNA helicase DDX54 isoform X3, translated as MWTWSLPAFPTLEVTSDVEPDTQEMVRAQNKKKKKSGGFQSMGLSYPVFKGIMKKGYKVPTPIQRKTIPVILDGKDVVAMARTGSGKTACFLIPMFEKLKTHSAQTGARALILSPTRELALQTMKFTKELGKFTSLKTALILGGDKMEDQFAALHENPDIIIATPGRLMHVAVEMNLKLQSVQYVVFDEADRLFEMGFAEQLQEIISRLPEDHQTVLFSATLPKLLVEFARAGLTEPVLIRLDVDTKLNEQLKMAFFHIREDDKPAVLLHLLRNVVRPQDQTVVFVATKHQAEYLTELLTTQGVSCTHIYSSLDQTARKINLAKFVHGKCSALIVTDVAARGLDIPLLDNVINYNFPAKSKLFLHRVGRVARAGRSGTAYSLVAPDEVPYVFDLHLFLGRPLTLAVPNEKPSDASLDGVLGRVPRSVVDDEECRLITDHEASSELQSLRRVAENAHKQYVRSRPGPCPESIKRAKDLDPTLLGLHPIFSSRFEDAELERMKLVDSIKNYRSRATIFEINTNTRDPSSQVMRAKRKRDHKAIIKFQRGQQERQQAQPGPTPQPQPNQEPEEEEQNIEETFTEVLGRKRRRPEAPGQEKRRKEEAQHRDEEFYIPYRPKDFDSERGLSIGGEGSAFEQQASGAVLDLMGDETHNMTKGRQLLKWDRKKKRFVGNTGQEDKKKIKTESGRYISSSYKRDLYQKWKQKHKIGDRDSEEEQEEGEAKRRGWNRGRGRGRGPSASRTSGAGGSSGPRGRVRSELKNKQQILKQRRRAEKQRFLQRGGLKQLSARNKRRAQELRQSAFGRRPGGNRKGKMRKKM; from the exons ATGTGGACGTGG TCCTTGCCTGCCTTTCCCACTTTGGAGGTGACCTCAGATGTTGAGCCAGACACTCAAGAAATGGTTCGTGCCCaaaacaagaagaagaaaaagtctgGAGGCTTCCAGTCCATGG GCTTGAGCTACCCTGTCTTCAAAGGCATCATGAAGAAGGGCTACAAGGTACCTACACCCATTCAGAGAAAG ACTATCCCAGTGATTCTGGATGGTAAGGACGTGGTAGCCATGGCCCGGACGGGCAGTGGAAAGACAGCCTGCTTCCTCATTCCCATGTTTGAGAAGCTCAAGACCCACAGTGCCCAGACAGGGGCGAGGGCCCTCATCCTCTCACCTACTCGGGAGCTGGCCCTGCAGACGATGAAGTTCACCAAGGAG CTGGGCAAGTTCACCAGCCTGAAGACAGCCCTGATCCTTGGGGGAGACAA GATGGAAGACCAGTTTGCGGCTCTGCATGAGAATCCAGACAT AATCATCGCCACCCCTGGACGTCTGATGCACGTGGCTGTGGAGATGAACTTGAAACTGCAGAGTGTGCAGTACGTCGTTTTTGACGAGGCAGACAG GTTGTTTGAGATGGGCTTCGCAGAGCAGTTGCAGGAGATTATCAGCCGCCTCCCCGAGGACCACCAGACCGTGCTCTTTTCTGCCACACTGCCTAAGCTTCTTGTGGAGTTTGCCCGAGCTG GCCTCACGGAGCCAGTGCTGATCCGTCTTGATGTGGACACCAAACTCAACGAGCAGTTGAAG ATGGCCTTCTTCCACATCCGTGAGGATGATAAACCCGCCGTGCTCCTCCACCTCCTGCGCAATGTTGTCCGACCCCAGGACCAGACCGTGGTCTTTGTGGCCACCAAGCACCAGGCTGAGTACCTCACTGAG CTGCTGACCACCCAGGGTGTGAGCTGCACCCACATCTACAGCTCCCTGGACCAGACTGCACGCAAGATCAACCTGGCCAAGTTTGTCCACGGCAAGTGTTCAGCCCTCATTGTCACGGACGTGGCTGCCCGGGGTCTGGACATCCCCCTGCTGGACAACGTGATCAACTACAACTTCCCTGCCAAGAGCAAACTCTTCCTGCACCGAGTGG GGCGCGTGGCCCGAGCCGGCCGAAGTGGCACAGCCTATTCCCTGGTGGCCCCCGATGAGGTCCCTTATGTCTTTGACCTTCACCTCTTCTTGGGCCGCCCGCTCACCCTTGCTGTCCCCAACGAGAAGCCCTCAG ATGCCTCTCTGGATGGCGTGCTGGGCCGTGTGCCCCGGAGCGTGGTGGATGATGAGGAGTGCCGTCTGATCACGGACCACGAGGCCTCCTCGGAGCTCCAGAGCCTGCGACGGGTAGCCGAGAACGCCCACAAGCAGTATGTCCGCTCTCGGCCAGGGCCCTGCCCTGAGTCAATCAAGAGGGCCAAGGACCTGGACCCGACTCTCCTGGGTCTGCACCCCATCTTCA GCTCCCGGTTTGAGGATGCAGAATTAGAGAGGATGAAGCTCGTAGACAGCATCAAGAACTACCGCTCCCGGGCT ACCATATTTGAGATCAACACCAACACGCGGGACCCAAGCAGCCAGGTGATGCGGGCCAAGAGGAAACGGGACCACAAAGCCATCATCAAGTTCCAGCGAGGCCAGCAGGAGCGACAACAGGCCCAGCCTGGCCCCACGCCCCAGCCCCAGCCAAACCAGGAGCCGGAGGAAGAGGAGCAGAATATAGAG GAGACGTTCACAGAGGTGCTAGGCCGGAAGAGACGGCGGCCAGAGGCTCCGGGccaggagaagaggaggaaagaggaggccCAGCATCGGGACGAGGAGTTCTATATTCCCTACCGGCCCAAGGATTTTGATAGCGAGCGGGG TCTGAGCATCGGTGGGGAGGGCAGTGCCTTTGAGCAGCAGGCTTCTGGAGCCGTCCTTGACCTCATGGGCGATGAGACCCACAACATGACCAAGGGCCGGCAGCTGCTGAAGTG GGACCGGAAGAAGAAGCGGTTTGTGGGAAACACAGGCCAGGAGGACAAGAAGAAGATCAAGACGGAGAGTGGCCGCTATATCAGCAGCTCCTATAAGAGAGACCT GTATCAGAAGTGGAAACAGAAACACAAGATTGGTGATCGAGACTCTGAGGAGGAGCAGGAAGAGGGAGAGGCCAAGAGGCGAGGCTGGAATCGAGGCCGAGGCCGAGGCCGAG GGCCGTCGGCAAGCCGGACATCAGGGGCTGGAGGGTCATCTGGGCCTCGTGGGCGTGTACGCTCAGAGCTAAAGAACAAGCAGCAGATCCTGAAGCAGCGGCGCCGGGCAGAGAAGCAGCGTTTCCTGCAGCGTGGGGGGCTCAAGCAGCTCTCCGCCCGCAACAAACGCCGGGCCCAGGAGCTCCGGCAGAGTGCTTTTGGCAGGCGGCCCGGGGGCAACCGAAAGGgcaaaatgaggaagaagatgTGA